A stretch of DNA from Streptomyces rubradiris:
TGAGGCGTAGTCCGGTCACCGTTGCCGCACCGAACGCTCCGGGCAGGAGGGTGAGCAGGAGCCAGCCGGCACGGACCCGGGGCACCAGCAGGGGATGGGGTTCCGGGGAGGGCCGCTCGGTGGTGCGCGGCACGCGCGCGTGCAGTTCCTCGGCGAGCGAGAAGACGTCACGGTGGCGGCAGTGGGCGGCGGTCCGGTCGGTGACGCCCTGCGCCTCCAGCCCCACGGCGATCTCCAACGGGTCCACGGCCCGCTCGCACAGCTCCCGGTGCCGGTGCAGCAGGGCTTTCACCGGGTCGCCGGATCCGTACGGAACACGCCCGCCTTGCGTCGGCCCGCCAAGCCCGGCCGACGGCCTCGTCGACGGCGAGGGACCGCTCCCAGCACCCGTCCCGGCCGGACCGGCCAACGGACCGAAGGCGGCCCCGAACCCCTGCGGACCGACGGACACCGGATCGGCGGACACCGGACCGGCGGACTGCGGACCGACGGACAACGGACCGACGGACTGCGGACCGACGGACTGCGAATCCCCAGCAGGCAACCGGCCCGCAGGCGACGGACCCTCAGGCGGCGACCCGGCAGACAGCAAGCCCGCGGACGGAGGACCCTCGGGCAGCCGCTCCCGTGACGACCGTCGTGACCGTTCACCTCCCGACAGCCCCCCCACCGGCACCCACTCCCCCGACCGCGCGTCCCACGGGTCCGCGCCACTCGGCATCCCTGGGTGGTCCGAACCGACCGGGTCCGTCGAGGCCGGGTCACTCCGGACCGGGCCCGGCCACGCCGGTTCCGCCGACTTCGGGCCCGTCGAGTTCGGGTCACTCCAGGCCGGGACTCTCCCCGCACAGCCTCTCCCGCCCAGGGCGCCCTCTCCCGAGTCGTCCGCCGTTGCGGCGGTCGGCGTGCTCGGCTCGCCGCGCCCCTCCTGGGGCTCGGCGCCGGACTCGGCGGTCAGGCCCGAGCCCGGGTCCGCTCCGTTGCCGGGCCTCCGGCCCTCCGGGTCTCTCATCGCGCCTCCTCCACCGACGGCTGGGTGCTGTCCGCGGCCCACGCGGGGACGCCTCGGGGCAGGGCGCGGTCCTCGGGACCGGTCCAGTGGCCGGGGAGGAGGGACTCGGCGGGGGCCGCAAAAGGGCGGGGCGCGGCCCGGCGGACCGGGCAGCGCGAGGCGATCTCCAGGTAGAGACCGTGAAAAGCCATGGTGTTGCGCTCCACGGTGAACAGTTCCAGCGCCCGGGCGCGCGCGGCGGCACCAAGGCGCGCACGGCGCTCCGGATCGCGCAGCAACGCTACGCACGCCTCCGCGAGCGCCCTGGGGTCGTGCGGTGGTACGACCAGTCCCGTGCCGCCGATGACCTCCGCGACCGCTCCCACGTCCGCCGACACCGTGGCCCGGCCGCAGAGCATGGCCTCGACAAGGCCGGCCGGGAAGCCCTCCACGCCGCCGGAGAGGACGACGACCGCACCGGCGGCGTACGCGTCGGACACCGCCGTCTGCTTCGGGGGGCCGGTCTCCTCGAAGGAGACGGGATGGTCTCCCTCCGCCGCGTCCGGGAAGAGCCGCGCGGCCAGCGCCCGGCAGCGGGCGAGGTAGGCGGCGCCGACGGCGCCGGTCGGCGTGCCCAGGACGCGCAGGCGTGTCTTGGGCTCCTCCCGGCGGACCTCGGCGAAGGCGTACAGCAGGGTTTCCAGATCCTTGGCCGGGTCGACGGGCCCGGCCCAGACCAGCGTGCCCGGGTCGGTCCGGAGCGCCGGCTCGGCCGCGTCCGCGAACCGTTCGGCCGCCGTGCCGGGGTACACCGTGCGGATGCGGGCGCGGTCGGCGCCGCACCGTTCCTGCCAGCGACGCGCGTGCGCGTCGCCCGCGGTGAGCAGTTCCGCCGCGCGGTAGACCTCGGCCGTGAGCCGGCCGTGGAAGGCGGCGAGGACGGCGCGTACGGCGGGGGCGGCGGTGTGCGGGCCGGACGTCAGGTAGTGCGTGCGCAGGTGCACGGCGTACTCGGTGACGAGCAGCGGCACACCGCAGAAGTGCCGGGCGAGCAGCCCGCAGAGGGCGGGCGGGCCGCCCGTGGTGGCGTGGCAGAGGTCGGCCGCGCCGAGGGCGTCGTCGTCGTACCAGTCGAGTGAGAGGGGGCGCAGGGCGCGTTCGAGGTGTGCGGCGATGGTGAGCAGGTCGGATACCCGCGCCTCGTGCGCCGCGCAGAGCGCGCGGGGAGCGCGGCAGGCTCGCTCCAGGGCGCGTACGGCGACGTCCGAGCGCAGGGCGCCGGCCAGTCCGCCCTTGTCTCGGGCGAGTTCGGCGAGTCCGTACAGCGCGCTGCCGAAACGGTCCGTCAGGCTTCCGGGCGGGTCCGGCGCCTCCGCCCCGGGCACGGCCAAGGTGGCCCCGGCGCGCGCGCACACCGCCCCGGCCAGTTCCTCGTAGCACTCGGCGAAACGCCGGCGTGCGCGTCTGCCGTACGCGGGCCCCTCGGGCGTCCACGGCGGCGCCGTGCGGACCCGGCGGACCTGCGGCGGCAGCGGGACAGGGTGGCTGCCGGCTTCCTGGCGCGGGCCGTGGCCGAGCGCGTAGACGTCGAACTCGTGCTGCTCCAGTCCGCGTACCAGCCGTTCGCACCAGAGTCCGGCGTCACCGCCGACATACGGGTGGCCACCCTCGGTAAGCAGCCCTGTGCGCACGTGTGCACCCCCGGTCTCCCGTCTGGGGAGCCGCCGTCGGGCCGGCGGCTCGCAGCGGGATGAACGTAAGGGGACGAGGCGGTGGTGCGACGGACGGTTGTCCGTCGCACCACCAA
This window harbors:
- a CDS encoding DUF3492 domain-containing protein encodes the protein MRTGLLTEGGHPYVGGDAGLWCERLVRGLEQHEFDVYALGHGPRQEAGSHPVPLPPQVRRVRTAPPWTPEGPAYGRRARRRFAECYEELAGAVCARAGATLAVPGAEAPDPPGSLTDRFGSALYGLAELARDKGGLAGALRSDVAVRALERACRAPRALCAAHEARVSDLLTIAAHLERALRPLSLDWYDDDALGAADLCHATTGGPPALCGLLARHFCGVPLLVTEYAVHLRTHYLTSGPHTAAPAVRAVLAAFHGRLTAEVYRAAELLTAGDAHARRWQERCGADRARIRTVYPGTAAERFADAAEPALRTDPGTLVWAGPVDPAKDLETLLYAFAEVRREEPKTRLRVLGTPTGAVGAAYLARCRALAARLFPDAAEGDHPVSFEETGPPKQTAVSDAYAAGAVVVLSGGVEGFPAGLVEAMLCGRATVSADVGAVAEVIGGTGLVVPPHDPRALAEACVALLRDPERRARLGAAARARALELFTVERNTMAFHGLYLEIASRCPVRRAAPRPFAAPAESLLPGHWTGPEDRALPRGVPAWAADSTQPSVEEAR